The stretch of DNA CCGTCGTCGAAGGCGCGGCGGAGGAAGGCTATCTCGAGTGGGAGCCGGGGAAAGCGCAGGACGGCAAGGAGGTGCGCATCGCGGCGCACACCATCGTCCCGCGCGCAATCGGCGGGCGCGGCGTGGCGGCGGCTCTGGTCGAACAGTTGGTCGCAGACGCGCGGCG from Porphyrobacter sp. YT40 encodes:
- a CDS encoding GNAT family N-acetyltransferase → MTEQTPQLTITHHVAGQGGRYVAVVEGAAEEGYLEWEPGKAQDGKEVRIAAHTIVPRAIGGRGVAAALVEQLVADARRNDFLIRPDCSYVAKKFAENPDWAALKA